One genomic region from Coprothermobacter sp. encodes:
- a CDS encoding V-type ATP synthase subunit D — MILKVNPTRMELLRMQKRFVLARRGHKLLKDKLEGLMKTFIRLAEEYGDYRAHVDHELPDALAGFKGQTATYPAVVVELLSRTVSTRLDIEAGTKTVMNVALPALSFSISDFESPSFAGLEGAGVEASLLRLYELIPSIVKLAQIEASIRLMAEEIQRTRRRVNALEYVMIPNLEETIRFISSKLDENERANTTRLLKIKEMIRSH; from the coding sequence ATGATCCTCAAGGTCAACCCGACCAGAATGGAACTTCTGCGGATGCAGAAGCGTTTTGTTCTTGCTCGGAGGGGTCACAAGCTTCTCAAGGACAAGCTCGAGGGTCTCATGAAGACGTTCATCAGGCTTGCAGAGGAGTATGGTGACTATCGGGCGCACGTTGACCACGAACTGCCGGACGCACTGGCTGGGTTCAAGGGTCAAACCGCCACGTACCCCGCGGTCGTTGTGGAGCTTCTCTCGCGGACAGTCTCTACTCGTCTGGATATTGAAGCAGGAACCAAGACCGTCATGAATGTGGCCCTGCCTGCGCTGTCCTTCTCGATCTCAGATTTCGAGTCTCCGTCATTCGCCGGACTGGAGGGAGCCGGGGTGGAAGCTTCTCTTCTGAGGCTGTACGAGTTGATCCCGTCCATCGTGAAGCTAGCTCAGATTGAGGCAAGCATACGCCTGATGGCGGAGGAAATTCAGCGAACCCGGCGGCGGGTGAATGCCCTCGAGTATGTCATGATCCCCAACCTTGAGGAGACGATTCGGTTCATTTCGTCGAAACTGGACGAGAATGAACGGGCAAACACCACGAGGCTTCTGAAAATCAAGGAGATGATCCGGTCTCATTGA
- a CDS encoding ADP-ribose pyrophosphatase — protein sequence MFEAVLSCRQAYLGKSIEVLDKVVRLPDDRVAHRDVVTYAGGAVCVVALTADNRVVLVRQYRPAPEMVMLEIPAGRRDVREHFLTAARRELREETGYIASSWKKCIEFWPSPGFVDERLTLYVAKGLRHGPTEMDSDEFVRPVLMPVTEAIERCRDGRMNDAKTLIGLLWYAAFEGSEGS from the coding sequence ATGTTCGAGGCGGTCTTGTCATGTCGACAGGCGTATCTCGGGAAGTCCATAGAGGTACTGGACAAGGTCGTCCGACTGCCGGACGACCGCGTTGCTCATCGGGATGTCGTGACATATGCGGGCGGAGCTGTCTGTGTCGTGGCATTGACGGCCGACAATCGTGTCGTCCTTGTGCGCCAATACAGACCAGCCCCCGAGATGGTCATGCTTGAGATCCCGGCTGGGCGCCGTGACGTGCGGGAACACTTTCTCACTGCCGCACGCCGGGAACTTCGTGAGGAGACCGGATATATTGCGAGCTCCTGGAAGAAGTGTATCGAATTCTGGCCCAGCCCCGGCTTCGTCGATGAACGACTGACGTTGTATGTTGCGAAGGGTCTTCGGCATGGTCCCACCGAGATGGATTCCGACGAGTTCGTCAGACCAGTACTGATGCCTGTCACCGAAGCCATTGAACGATGCCGCGACGGGCGCATGAATGATGCAAAGACACTCATCGGGTTGCTCTGGTACGCCGCGTTCGAAGGATCGGAGGGCTCCTAG
- a CDS encoding glycosyltransferase family 2 protein encodes MRIAVVIPAFNEEHNIAAVVEGVRPFVTATVVIDDGSADNTAGAARAAGAIVLCHESNVGKGAALKTGFRYLIDSGYDGAVTIDADGQHDPAEIPLFIAAAEQGYDMVVGNRMSNVSTMPFIRRFANHASSSLISLFLGQNVRDSQNGFRYYKLTSVLSLPLKANKYDLETEVIFKMGRAGYRIGWVPTRTIYRTEAKSKINSLTDTLRFVGVLVRYGLFRR; translated from the coding sequence ATGAGAATCGCTGTGGTTATTCCCGCGTTCAACGAAGAACACAACATCGCGGCTGTGGTGGAAGGGGTGCGTCCGTTTGTGACCGCCACCGTGGTCATCGACGATGGTTCTGCCGACAATACAGCTGGGGCCGCGCGTGCTGCGGGTGCCATCGTCCTTTGCCACGAGTCCAATGTGGGCAAGGGCGCTGCGCTCAAGACTGGATTCAGGTATCTCATCGATAGTGGTTATGATGGCGCGGTTACCATCGATGCTGACGGACAGCATGACCCTGCTGAGATCCCACTGTTCATCGCTGCGGCTGAACAAGGCTACGACATGGTCGTCGGAAATAGGATGTCGAATGTCTCGACGATGCCCTTCATCCGAAGATTCGCGAACCATGCGTCTTCATCCCTCATCAGCCTGTTCCTTGGGCAGAACGTCCGCGACAGCCAGAACGGTTTTCGCTACTACAAGCTGACTTCGGTCCTCTCTCTGCCGCTGAAGGCGAACAAGTACGACCTGGAGACCGAGGTGATCTTCAAGATGGGCAGGGCAGGGTATCGGATAGGCTGGGTGCCGACTCGGACGATCTACCGGACGGAGGCAAAGAGCAAGATCAACTCGCTCACTGACACTCTCAGGTTTGTCGGCGTGCTCGTGCGATATGGTCTGTTCAGACGGTAG